The Elgaria multicarinata webbii isolate HBS135686 ecotype San Diego chromosome 17, rElgMul1.1.pri, whole genome shotgun sequence genomic sequence tgaactctatggacgagtggggactagaaacccagGCTCCCGACTCCCcggtccaacactccaaccactacaccatactgtctTCACTCTAGTTATGTTGCAAATGTGttgcacatgtgcacatttgcTCCATAAAACTGTCAACGCCTTCCTTTCCGGTGACGTCACCTCCCGTATGAAGCCTTGTCAACCAGCGAGCAGTTCAGAACCTTTTGCAGGAAAAATATGCTTGTGCCCCAGAGTACAGCCTGGAAGGTGGCTCCCCAGAGAACAGATGTGGGGAGTGCAGGATGTTGCCATCTGGATGAGAAGCCTTTTCgtctgcttttcctcctgcagAGTACAAGTTTGCTCTCATATCCGGCCCAGGCATAGCTGAGCCCTCGGGGTGGGCGGGCTCCGTGAAGTACACCAGCCAAGAAACGTGATGGATGTGCACACCCTGCGTTCTCAGCTCGATCCAACCTCCCCACCATGCTTGTCCTGGCTGCTGCCTCTCCCCAGCTTCGAGGCCCATTACAGAGTCCGGTTACATGTCTTTCCAGCTGCATGTGCGTATGTGGATGGTCTCCAGGTGCCAAGGAGCCAAAAGAAacagctgttcccccccccctgcagctaGCAGCAGCCCGCCTGGGTATTGCAAGAGCCCGACCGAGAACAGAGTGCCACCGGGGGAAGAGAGCCCTACCTTGAACCACTAGGCAACACAGCAGTGAAGTGTGGCCacctgatttaaaaataaatgtgccGGGATGGGTCAAGTTAAGGGCAACACTGTGGATAAACAATACATGCATGCTTTGTTTTGATCCTATCACTTTCGAAGGAGTGACACTGAAAGATGAAGCCAGACATGGGTTTGGTTTAGTTTCTCTTTATGTACCCATTTGTAATGCACattatttcctctctctctctctctctctctctctctctctctctctctcatatgcctGTCCCAAGCTCTGCTTTTACCTCGCCCCAATTGGGACAATATCAAACTGACAGGTTGTGCTTTGCACGAGTCGAACTACAATATGTCTATTAAATCAGGAAGGTCCCCCATGTGGGTTGACCCATGCTGGCACGGCTTCCGTTCCGACACCAGTTTTCACAGCTCACGTGCACAACAGGGTACGTTCAGTGTGCAACCAACCTGCGGCACAACGCAGATGGCATGGGCTGACGGCGCACACGTGGGATGGTGGATAAAACTTGAATTCCATCCTTGCCACCGCTAGAAATTTCCTTATTACGCTGCGCTTTGCACCGTGGGACAACTTCAACGGTCTTTCAGGATCAGTGCCAATCTGTACTTCTCAGTGGTTAAGTCTGCGGCCCACCAGCTCCACGGTAAAAAGCCGGACCACTTTGCAACCTTCAGCCGCAGTCCCAGCTGCTCCACGCTTCATGAGATCTTGTTAACTTCGCTCGGCTCTTCACAGCCGCTGCGCACTTTTGCAGACGCGGTCAAGACTATTCCTTCACTTTCTACTTGCTCGATGTGGCAGtgatgggaggggggcatttgttCACCCCCAAAATCCCATCGGACCGTGTCACAGAGAAAAAGGGATGAAGTTCTAGCTGCCCAAAACTGAAATCCCAAGTCTCTCTCAACATCCTTCTCCCCAGCAGCTTAAAAGTCAGAATTGCATCATTCCCCCAAGCAGCACCTTGGGAATGTTTCACAACAACCAGTTGCGCTCCCTGGCGAATGCTGCTACAAAACTCTCAtctttttaataaatatatacctTTCTGTGATCAGTCAAGGGCGTGTGTCGCTgcgatggagagagagagggaacgcATCCTTGAGGGAAGGAGTACATACCTCTCGGCTccagttctgctgctgctgctcctgccttaaAGGAAGCTGTTCCGGAGGCTGTTATGTCAACAAGCAGTTCTGTGTGACCCAGAAGCTTGCAACCCCAAGGTCAGGGCATCTTTGCAGGGAAACAGTCCAACacacacagccagccagccatgcctgctGCTCGGCTCCTGCCTTTCATCACTCACCCTTCTTGGCGCGGGCCGAGTCTCTTAATGGTCCATAGCATGGATCATCACACTGAATAAAAACAGGGCAAAGTTGCCCACGCGCCACCCGGTTCCACTCTCCTCTGGCTGCAGGACATCACAGGGCCCCCTCAAAGCCCCCTTCCCGGCTCCCCCTCGTTCTGCCATGGGTTACAAGAAAAAGGTGGGGTTCTCTCTCCTTCGGGTCTACCTGTTGGGGCTTTGGCTCGGTGATGGCCTCATAGGGCCCCTTGTTCCAAAGGGACGGGCTCCTCTTGCTGCTTCTTGCGCTGCCGCCCCCTCTTGGCCCGCCAGCAGGCCAAGGCGCCCACCAGCAGGCCCACCCCGAAGACCAGGGTGGCCACGGAGACCACCTTGGCGATGTCCATCTGCGGTCCATTGATGGTGAAGGTGATGCAGGTGGCGGCGATGCCAATGACCAGGGAGACGATGCCAAAGGGGAAGACACAGCGGTACCAGGATTTCTCCGTCCCCCCAGTGGCCAGGGCCAGCTTGTTGAGCGTGGCCGTGGAGTCTGTGGTGGCGGCCACGGGCAGCCCCGGCTTCCCTCCTTGCAGGCAAGTGAGCGAGTTCGTCTTGCAGCCCATCATCTTGGCGAGGCACACAGCAGAGGACGGCCGCGCAAGTCCAGCAGGCCAGTGGGGACTTGGGTCTGGCCCTCCTGCCCTGCGACACGGCTTTCCCGGCGAGCGGGAGAACAGAGAAGTGAATCAAAGTCCTGCTTGCCtctgcttccctcctccttatTTTGTCTGGCAGAGTCTGGCCCGGCTGCCGCTTCTCGCTGTCTGCTCTGAGCTTTGGAGCTGCAGACTCTTTTGCTGTAGCGCTGAGCGGCGATTGGCGGAGGGGAGAAGTGATATCATGCCCGTGGGTGGGAGCTCAGTTAACCGTTTCGCAGGGGAGCCGTGGGCAAACACACACTGCCACGGAGTCCCAGGTTGCAAGCCGCGTATGGTGGGCTTTTCAGCATCGAACATCATCGTTTTCCACTCAGGCTGCTTTGCTCATTCAGTGCCGGGTTTGTGCCTTTGTGGTTCATTGATTCATTGCCAGCGCTTTTAACCTTTTTTTgcgtgtgtgtgatgcatttcatcCTTATTTCTAAGCTGTTTGGGGTGGACGATGAGGCTGTCAGCggcaactagtcatgatggctatacattaGCTGGAGGAAGCAGGGAGATGTAAAGCATCAACAATTAGATTTGAATTTGATGTGCTTGTTTGCTTGtcattgcatctatctatctatctgtctatctatctatctatctatctatctatctatctatctatctatctaatgatTGCTAGGAAAAAAACATGGGGGGGCACAATTTCTTGTGGTCTTCCCAGAattagctggttggccactgtgggaacagaacgctggaccagataggcctttggtctgatacagcacagtttccttatgttcttatggatcttttatttatttactagtgcctggaaccagcttcacatgggttggattgttgttgttacatttacatcccacctttttccttcttgcaaagaacccaaagcagcttacatgatcctcctcctactagtctcacagcaaccctgtgaggtaggtgaggctgactggctcaaagacacccagtgatagggtgaccaaatgaaaaggagcacagggcttctttatctttaacgtttgcacagaaaaggggatttcagcggtgccatttgtatgcatgcagcagctggtgaaattcctgcttcatcataacagttaaagctgcaggagccccgccttcttttgtaactggtcactctagtatagctcctgcacatgGACACACTtaaattatttacatttaaataatTGTAAAGGGCTGCTGCCTACCAGTGCTGTCTTCATTTGGGTTGAAAAGAGTGCCTTTGTTTTGCAGCCCAGGCCACCTCTACCTTGCCCTTATGTTCTTGAGCCGTGTCCACCATGACAAGTATCTTATGAACGGGCAAGCCtctcccccatggcagccattttgtgagagcacccatgaccctctcaaaattccaaatgtgcccactgactcaAAAGGTCAGGAATCCCTGCATTCACTTGAAAAAGCAAGGAGAGTCTCAATTATCCTGAGGCTCTGACAGATGTCACTACTCCTGCTTCACTCTCCTGTGTCCCTCTTCCATTATACCACCAGCAGCTCTTCtcctacttatttattacatttatatcccgccttttttcctccaaggaacccaaagcagcgtacataatcctcctcctctccatgttaccctcacaacaacaaccctgtgaggtaggctgggttgagagtctgtgactggcccaaagtcacccagtgggttttcatggctgagtggggactagaacctggatctcccgactcccagtccaacaccttagccactacaccacactggctcacatccTCCCCCCATGTCATTTATATGTCTCAAATGCTGCAAAATGTTGCCAGCTAAAGCAGACAGCTATGGGGCTGGCCTAGCTCCATTGTCAGGCAAATCCTTCTATGTAAGGCAGAAAGTTTCTCAAACGTCCAGCAGCTGCCCTGCTGGTTTGGAATTGCATCTGAGACGAaaatcaactccccccccccgcccccctaggAGGCCAGAAGGGTGCTGTTTTTCCAGGACCAATAAATTCAGTCTTTGAACTATTCTTTCAGCTGTATAGCTAGAACACCCCTGATGAAGATGGTGGGGTTACTCCCTCTCCACCACCCCCTACCCCAATGCACACATCAATGGAAGCAGAATGCAGCCTCCTGAGCAGGGCACCAGAAAATCTCAAAGGAGGAGACAGTTGGGGACAGAAAACTCTCAGTGCAATCTTTCATCATGGAGTCGTACAACTGTAAAGAAACCAAAGAGCACCTAGTCCCCCCCAAAGAAGACAGGCATGGAGGAAAAGGGGACAGAGGCCTATCTTTGGTTTCTCTTTACAATCCTAGAAGGGGGAAGAATCTGCCATAACCCAGGGGTCTTGGGATGCTCCCCCAGGGACTGTAGGATTGTCCTGCCCGTTTATTAGAGCCAAACACATTTTGGAAATATCATTTCTTTCCTCAGGGGCAATCTGCAGAAGtatgcttcttatttattttatttatttttatataggaGGCAAACCTTTGCATGTTTTTgcagaaaaaagttctaaaaCTCGCAACATTTCCCAGCCATACCTCAAGGAAATAGTGACACAAACATTAGAAACAAtaagagggagatgagagggaagtAGCACCatttcaccagccctgctgaagaccactttttttcctcttccctccccatctcttcttccttgtgtgccgtgtctttttagactgtattCATGCAGGCAAGGAATGTCATTTTACTGATTGCACGTaaactacaataaaataataataataataataataataataataataacaataaatgaacaaacaccaATCAAAGAGACTTCTGACATCTTAGCCTCTGTGGGCGCATGGTGTGTTACAGGAGACATTAGCTCTGATGATAATGCCCTGCCAATTTCAGCCCAATGGTTGTACTATTTTATATATTAAGTTTGGCAAAACTGCAGTTTATAGGAGGTCTGCTATGTTCCCTAGAACAAAAGAGCTGGCACATCCAATTACAGTAGTTGCTTGTGACACTAAATGTTCCCCTGCTTAATGTACAAATTGGCACAAGTTTCTGGGGTATTCCAAAGAAACACAGCAGTGAAATGGTGCACAATGTGTGTTCCTCGATTCTCTTCTTGCTACCATAAAGCCCTGACCCGTATCATAGTGGATTCATCCCAGGCCATTTGGGATGGAAAAAAGAAGGCATGAGGAGGAAGAACTGGCAAGCgcagagaggaagaaaggaaaaataattccTGCAATGAAATAAAGGAATGGAAACGAATCCAGCCAGAGTTGACCACATTTAAGTCCTGTCCATCTCCATGCAAGGGTTAAGTGTGTGCATCCCTGCTGGCCAAAGGAAGGAACTGCAAGAGGGCCAGATCTGCCCTCTTGGACTTGATAGGTCAAGGCAGATCATGTGATCAGACCTGCCACACTATTGGTggtacccagagaagagcctccaagGATGTTCTTAACAGCCAGGGAGATGGCACTCTTTAAGGTAGACCAATCCTGAGCCATGTAACGATCAACACAAACACTTTGAACAGAGCAAAGCAAACACTTTTGTCTTGGGCATTGACCTTGCCATGTTGATAAGCCTGACTCACTCCCTGAAGCATGCCCACCCAATTTGGTGGGAGCTGAGCCTGGCAAGAATATAGACTTCCTGGCATGCCTCATCCTtattctaccttctgcccaccccaaccAGAtgaactccagatgtgttggattaccgTTCCCAACCAAGAAAGATGGTTTTCTGGTGACATggttcccattcatttctgtgcatgccggagagccagtggggtgtaaTGGTtagggtgctggactgggactcaggagatccgggttctagtccccactcagtcctgaagcccactgggtgactttgggccaatcactgactctcagcctaacctacctcacaggactgttgtgcagataaattggagaggaggacgGGGGTGTTCACAGCcttggctccttggaggaaaggcaggatataaatacaataaatacatccAAGACCAACCATTACTCAAAGGTTATTCCAGAAAGATGCCCTAATATGATTAAGGAATGAACGATTTCTTGTCACGTTTGGTTTTGTAATTGTCTTGGCATCATAGTGGTATAACGGCTCATCTCTcacatttctgaaatgtacaTTCAGAATGCAGTTATACATTTCCTCTctccctatatatatataatgttaattacaaaaagaaagaaagagaaaactaaACCTGCCAGTTTTCAAGAGCAACTGCCAGGTCATTGCTGTAGATTTATTGCACACAATTTCCCCTTCACACAATCCAGATAAACAGGAGCTGTCCAGAGTACCAAAACCACAACCTCAGCCTTACTTGCTTTCTGGTTGTCTGAGACATtttcaaaaggggggggaatgcaaatcatgtagatcaggggtgtgcagaaggtagatctctagataTTTGGGACTTAAACTCCCAAAGGACCCTGCCAACATGAAAGGTGGTCAAGAACGTTtgcagctgaagtccaaatcccctgaagatctactttctgatCTCCCCTGGCATAGCTGCCCAACTTATCATGTATTGTGTCCTCCCACTCCACAGTCTCTCTAATCTGGAGTTTCTGCCTGCCTACATCTACTACTCCTACTGACCAGGAGCACGTGGGGGCCTGTACATAATGCTGTTCTATATCTGTTTGGGTTCTTTGGCTTGTGGTGAGCTATACACCCATTTCCATAGAGGAActtttatccctctctcaaaatactagaacctgggtcatcccatgaagttgattggtgggagattcaggacggttAAAAGGGagggctccttcacacagcacagagttaaattatggaattcactacgacaagatgtagtgatggccaataaTTTGTATGTCTTTAAAagaggttggaaaaattcctggaggaggaggaggctatcaatggcaactaaccctgatggttatgtgcgtcctccagtatccaaggcagtaagcctgtgtgcgccagtggctggggaatatgggtgagagggtgctgttgcaccatgtcctgctttgttggtaccTGGTGGACAGCATTGGTGAGACAGTAAGGCAGAAGGCAAGAAAGTCTGTCACAGCAATATACCAGAGAGCATCATTGTTACATGTTAGCTTATTCTTATGCAACTTAGGTCTCCAACACGGCACCTATAGACACCAGTGTGCCTATAAACACCTCTTAGTTCCTGACACGgactctcctgatttttattgtatgaattaatatttgtaaactacttttttttttaactgggaggcttgCATGCTGCAAAGCAGAAAGCTGCTCTTCAAGCCATgtatatttgggttcaaaagagtcattttgccttctgggaaatgagtgctttgtgACTGGTCATGCCCACTGGGGCAACCATTTATAAATGAGCCACCCTtaacagccattttgtaagagaaTCCACAACATGCTGAGAACTGACCCAAAAGCGATGGGGACCCCTGGCTTCCAATACAGACAAGCAAGAGTCAGGCACATAGAAAGCTTCCCAGTGGCTAAACATCTGAAATATATTTGGATCAAGAGCTTCAACCTCAAACAGACATGTAATAAACTACAAAGTCCTGGTAAAAGCCTCTTCTAAAACTCTGACCAAGACTTGAAAAACACTCTGCAGGGCAGGCTGTCTCTTCTAAAAATGCATTCCATTATTAATGTCGATCCCAGTGGATGCTGGGACAGAATTCTTCTTGGGCAGTCATTCAGATCTGGCACCTGCTGtctatagctagggtgaccctatgaaaaggaggacagggcttctgtatctttaacagttgtatagaaaagggaattttagcagatgtcatttgtatgcatgcagcacctggtgaaattccctcttcatcaaaacagttaaagctgctggaaccctgccctcttttgtagccgGTCACACTACAAACCCTCTCAACTGTGGATTTGCCTAAGGTGGTCTTGGAAATAAACTTCAGATTTCTATCATGAGCAATTTACATATAGGTCTCACTTGATTTTCCATGCAGGCAGCTTACGGCAACCCATGGGAGAAGGCTAGTATGGTGTAATAGTTCAagtactggactgggacttgggagatccaggttctagtccccacttggccatgaagctcacttggtgacattgggccagtcactgactctcagcctagcctacctcacaaggtggttgttgcGAGGAGAAATGGAGAGGCCCACcgtgtaagtcaccttgggttccgtgcaagagggggaaaaggcagatatAAACGCAACAATAAATTGAAACATCAAATAAACTTTCCTCAACATGAGTCCCTTcgggtattttggcctacaactttcacCAGCCTCAGATCTAACTTTTATCTACCCTTGATGGGCAAATCTAGATCTACATTCCCCCCTTAGGGCATTGCAAGGCATTTAGACATTTCAGTACTGAGGCCCATAGGACACAAGTtagcataaaatctgcatacgtgaatattagggatgtgctccgcttctaattggaccggagaattagaagcggagcggggtgcttcgcctcctcTTAAgccagaggcgaagaggattggggggccggcagagcgtggcgaagaggatcgaggtgaaggcggatccttcacctcaatccggagctctgctggaaaggtaagtggggtttaccgggccctgccgctgtcgcccatgcggcgacagcggcagggcccggtaaaccccccctcctctcccttacctgcctccgtccgcggtccattggcttcttcaattgagcccgcagttcaaccaggaagtctaggccgcacttgcggcccagacttcctggttgaaccgtgggctcaattgaagaagccgacagaccgcggacggaggcaggtaaggcccccctcccccttggtcccttatcgggctctgctgccatcgccgcacaggcggcgacagcagcagggcccggtaacccccccgccctcctctcccggccttacctggtgccactcccctccactgcggagctccgattcggagccggagctccgcggcgaagaggagcggagtatgggcagagtggCACGGAGCGGcccacggggtggagcggggggtccgtgcacacccctagtgaatatatatctatatatgcaaattagaaataattactaggatttattcaAATGTCACAGGAGGCAATGCCGGTGAATTCATTTCTCAGATAAAATATATTCTTCTATCCATTCATACCCTGACTGAGATCATCTTAAACCAatgcggagggggggggatgggggggaggagctgTTGCAGCATGTAGAAAGGAACCGTTAACCCGTtcttccccagctgcaatcctctTTGTAAAATGCCCCCTTGATTAGCAATTGTGCTGAGAGAGAAAAACTTCCATGGGACCAATGGGCACTCAAGGCTCTGTGGAATAGACCTAGGGCCATGGGAAATAGATCCTCCATTGtcgtgactaggcctgttccccttaggctggggggaatgggtttcaggtgatcaattggaatcagattctgaagcagtagAGACAGCACCAGAAATTTACTAGCCTACACAGGATTGGGGGAGGTTCGCATCGTTTTGCCTAGAGAAAaattcctagaggttagactttCTTCAGGAGGGAAGAGATGTTTAATGCCTGAatgaagctttgtggattacatggcaagcctctttattgtctcccaagaagggaCCCGGCCCTAGCAACGCTTGAAGTCCCTGATGTCTGCCAAGTCCAGAATGTCCTGCAAGAAACACTCAGTCCCTGAGCAAAAGCCCTCGTCCATCTAACTCCAAAACTGTTGCATCTTCTTAGCATGCAAGAGATTGCTGAGCGTGCACAAAGGCTGCCGTGTTCGCCTGGCCCCATCAGCATGCTACTGCCTGCCTGCACCCTATGGAAGCCTCCGCTTCGTTCTCAGCTTTCCCTAGCAATGGGAAGAACAGACTCCGCGCTTCACCACCGCCATAAACCATCACTGCCTTTTGGAGCCCCATTTCTCTTTCTAGGAACAAAACCCATTTTCCTCAATGACGGAGGAAAGCATTAGAGACCAGAAGGAAGTCTGCAAAAGCAATCAATGTggtcggagggggaggggggaagagaaagatagAGATGTGGCAAGCTTAATTGAATCCATTCAAGAAGGAAAGTGTGAGCCGCTTACTCCATTCCGGTGTAGAATCCAAAGGGAAGAAAACAAGGGGGACTCTGTACAAAGGTAAAGCACTCAATGCCCCAGGGAGGGCGGGAGGGATGGGAAAGTTTCCCAGGgcctccttttgcaaaagagTCCAGCTTGGAGACTTCGCTTTCTTTGGCCAAGTGTTtcagaaagggaaggggaaagagatCTGTGCTTGGAAAACCTAAAGTGCCAAGGAAAATAGCTTCTTATGACTTGGACGCAGCAACCACGTTGGAATAGATTTGCTCATTCTTTGCCTAGTTTTATTCTGTTCGCTACAGAGAGAGGCGGGAAGCGAAGTAAAGAACTCAAGTCTCGTCCCCGGCTCACCAGAAGATTTGCTCAAATACAGCCAAAACAGGAACATCCAACCATAAGAGGGGGGTAACAGCAGACTTTGCAGAACCAAGCAGAAGTATTAAACATCTTCAGGGGGTAGAGTAGAACCCTAAAGGGAATAGGAATCCCCAATATTCAATGAGCATAGACTAATGACTGGCTGGAATACTGAACAGTAGCACTTCAtactgcaacattctgttgcagattcCATTTGTGTTGTTTAATACCGAGACTGCCGTTGATGGCACacccaagggggaggggaggggggaatcatacAGAATTCAAGGAGCTTTCAAATAATCAGGATTGATCTCTCAGTGTCACATGAATGTTATACTGCGGCTTGCAAAAAGGTCAaccttcttttcctctttccctccttcccagcTCAGTCTGGTTAAGGCGtccaaatgcaaaagaaaagagggctcctgtatctttaata encodes the following:
- the LOC134410193 gene encoding transmembrane protein 100-like, whose product is MMGCKTNSLTCLQGGKPGLPVAATTDSTATLNKLALATGGTEKSWYRCVFPFGIVSLVIGIAATCITFTINGPQMDIAKVVSVATLVFGVGLLVGALACWRAKRGRQRKKQQEEPVPLEQGAL